The following coding sequences are from one Musa acuminata AAA Group cultivar baxijiao chromosome BXJ2-4, Cavendish_Baxijiao_AAA, whole genome shotgun sequence window:
- the LOC135609193 gene encoding serine/threonine-protein kinase 52-like yields the protein MDSESGEKDEGLGSSDIFLRADQIDLKSLDTELEKQLSETKRKDTDVIEGPKEEWQIDLSKLELHRVIAQGTYGTVYRGTYDGKTVAVKVLDWGEEDGMATDAETASLRASFRQEVAVWHKLDHPNVTKFVGASMGTTDLKIPQKDSTSSGHASLPARVRCVVVVEYLAGGTLKRYLIRNSERKLAYKDVVRLASEGLSYLHSQKIVHRDVKTENMLLDGRGNLKIADFGVARVEAQNPKDMTGQTGTLWYMAPEVLDGKPYNRKCDVYSFGICLWEIYCCDMPYPDLSFAEGSSAVVGQNLRPEIPRCCPSGMASIMRKCWDANPDKRPDMDEVVGLLEALDTSKGGGMIPEDAAHGCWCLIPKRGP from the exons ATGGATTCGGAGAGTGGAGAGAAAGATGAGGGCCTCGGAAGCAGTGATATATTCCTCAGAGCAGACCAGATTGATTTGAAGAGCTTAGATACTGAATTGGAGAAGCAACTGAGTGAGACAAAGAGAAAAGACACAGACGTCATTGAAGGGCCCAAGGAGGAATGGCAGATCGATCTATCTAAGCTGGAGCTTCATCGTGTTATAGCTCAGGGGACATACGGTACTGTGTATCGAGGAACTTACGATGGGAAGACTGTTGCAG TCAAAGTGTTGGACTGGGGAGAAGAAGATGGCATGGCCACAGATGCCGAAACTGCTTCTCTTCGAGCTTCGTTTCGTCAGGAAGTTGCTGTTTGGCATAAGCTTGACCATCCAAACGTTACAAAG TTTGTGGGGGCATCGATGGGAACTACAGATCTCAAGATTCCACAAAAGGATTCCACAAGCAGTGGCCACGCTTCTCTTCCGGCTCGAGTACGTtgtgtcgtcgtcgtcgagtatcTTGCCGGGGGAACACTGAAGCGATACTTGATCAGGAACAGCGAAAGAAAGCTTGCCTACAAAGACGTGGTTCGGCTTGCGTCGGAAGG ATTAAGCTATCTGCATTCGCAAAAGATCGTGCATCGTGATGTCAAAACTGAGAACATGCTATTGGACGGCCGCGGAAACCTCAAAATTGCTGATTTTGGGGTTGCTCGAGTTGAGGCTCAGAATCCCAAAGATATGACTGGCCAAACGGGTACTCTTTGGTACATGGCGCCGGAG GTCCTTGATGGTAAGCCTTACAATAGAAAATGTGACGTATACAGCTTCGGCATATGCTTATGGGAAATCTACTGCTGTGACATGCCATATCCTGATCTGAGCTTCGCTGAAGGTTCTTCTGCTGTCGTTGGACAG AATCTGAGACCTGAGATCCCACGGTGTTGTCCGAGCGGTATGGCAAGCATCATGCGCAAGTGCTGGGATGCCAATCCAGATAAAAGACCTGATATGGATGAGGTTGTAGGGCTTTTGGAGGCGCTGGACACGAGCAAAGGAGGTGGGATGATACCTGAAGATGCGGCACACGGTTGCTGGTGCTTAATCCCAAAACGCGGTCCGTAG
- the LOC135610821 gene encoding type IV inositol polyphosphate 5-phosphatase 7-like: protein MRDENSIKTKLSWSKTLVRKWFNIKSKPQDFHADDDVVVEREGDGEWRTNFTERETCTVKKSRTERLNKKNSERVRRGRFDVDVDQVADVEDYKIFVSTWNVGGKSPPKNLNLEEWIHASPPADIYVLGFQEIVPLNAGNVLGAEDNVPAKKWLSLIRKTLNTLPGSCSSGNYSILSPLPDPLVELDADFEGSSTRQKNSSLLHRRSFHSMSRSLRIDGDIMAMQPRLDRRFSVCDRTSIASRPSNFDPSFRCGGSSDDEKLGGESPSTDIFSPMSYVYGAPQYLEERERSSLRSNSRYCLVASKQMVGIFLTIWVRSEIRGDVKNLKVSCVGRGLMGYLGNKGSISISMSFHRTSFCFICSHLTSGQKEGDELRRNSDVMEILRKTRFPRVHRVCDEKSPETILDHDRIIWLGDLNYRIALSYQSAKALVEMHNWRALLEKDQLRIERRCGRVFEGWKEGRIFFPPTYKYSNNSDRYAGDDTHRKEKRRTPAWCDRILWCGRGLTQLAYLHGESRFSDHRPVYSIFTAEVEITNHNQITNMGCSSSRIEVEELLPYSHGFTEFSFY, encoded by the exons ATGAGAGATGAGAACTCGATAAAAACCAAG CTATCATGGTCCAAGACGCTTGTTAGAAAATGGTTCAACATCAAGAGCAAACCTCAGGACTTCCATGCAGACGATGATGTTGTTGTTGAAAGAG AAGGTGATGGGGAATGGCGGACCAACTTCACAGAGAGGGAGACATGCACAGTTAAGAAAAGCAGAACAG AACGATTGAACAAAAAAAATTCAGAACGAGTTCGGCGAGGAAGATTTGATGTTGATGTGGATCAAGTTGCAGATGTTGAGGACTATAA AATTTTTGTCTCGACATGGAATGTAGGtgggaaatctccaccaaaaaattTGAATCTTGAAGAATGGATCCATGCTTCACCGCCGGCAGACATTTACGTTCTGGG ATTTCAAGAGATTGTTCCTCTCAATGCTGGAAATGTTCTTGGTGCAGAAGACAATGTTCCAGCAAAGAAATGGTTGTCACTCATTAGAAAGACACTGAACACTCTTCCGGGCAGTTGTAGTTCCGGCAACTACAGTATACTGTCCCCTCTTCCCGATCCGCTTGTGGAGCTAGATGCTGATTTTGAGGGCTCCTCAACGAGGCAAAAGAATTCATCATTGCTTCACCGACGTTCATTCCATTCCATGAGTCGCAGTTTAAGAATTGATGGTGATATCATGGCAATGCAACCAAGGCTGGATCGCCGGTTCAGTGTTTGTGATCGGACAAGCATTGCAAGCAGACCAAGTAATTTTGATCCCAGTTTTAGATGTGGAGGTTCATCTGATGATGAGAAACTTGGGGGAGAATCTCCTTCGACAGATATTTTTTCACCAATGTCTTATGTCTATGGTGCTCCACAATATTTGGAAGAAAGGGAGAGATCATCCCTCCGCTCTAA TTCCAGGTATTGCTTGGTTGCAAGTAAGCAGATGGTTGGCATATTTCTAACAATTTGGGTGAGAAGTGAAATAAGAGGTGATGTGAAGAACTTGAAGGTTTCCTGTGTTGGCAGAGGATTAATGGGTTATCTTGGCAATAAG GGTTCAATATCAATCAGCATGTCTTTTCACCGAACAAGCTTCTGTTTCATCTGTAGTCATTTGACCTCGGGACAGAAAGAGGGGGATGAACTACGGAGGAACTCAGATGTGATGGAAATTTTAAGAAAGACTAGGTTTCCTCGGGTGCACAGAGTATGTGATGAGAAGTCTCCTGAAACAATTCTTGATCATGA TCGTATCATATGGCTTGGTGATTTAAACTACCGCATCGCTCTTTCCTATCAGTCAGCAAAGGCTTTAGTTGAGATGCACAACTGGAGAGCTTTGTTGGAAAAAGATCAG CTTCGAATAGAGCGAAGATGTGGCCGTGTTTTCGAGGGATGGAAAGAAGGAAGGATATTTTTTCCTCCAACCTATAAATATTCAAATAACTCAGATAGATACGCAGGGGATGACACACACCGAAAAGAGAAGCGGCGGACACCTGCATG GTGTGACCGCATTTTATGGTGTGGAAGAGGCCTTACTCAATTGGCTTATCTACATGGAGAGTCTAGATTCTCTGATCACAGACCTGTATACAGCATTTTCACTGCAGAGGTAGAAATTACCAATCACAACCAAATTACGAACATGGGTTGCTCTAGCTCTCGGATTGAGGTGGAAgaactcttgccctactcacatgGTTTCACAGAGTTCAGTTTCTACTGA